The genomic window GTGACCGACCCATAGCTGATAGGTGCTGGGGTTGAGCTTTAAAATTCAACTTCATATGCATGCAGTTTATGGGCTGGTGCCCTACATCTATTGGGCGGCATTCTTTATGACTCGACTTTACTCAAGTGACagatataaaaatgatgatgtCCTCTCTCACGTCATCTTATATTTGTCCTTATGTCCACGAACTTTACGAGTGTTCTTCAAGCTTATCGCTAACTCTGTTGTGTTGCTCCTTTGGATGGATTCTCCCACGTATTTGATTTTGTACAATATGATGGTGAAAATACTATTTGTATTCATTTCCTTGTTATGTCTATTAGAAAAAAGCTGTATCACTTTACTTGTTCATTTCTATCTACGTATTTCActatattaaacataatttaatcaATATTCAATTATGGGTAAACGCAAATCATATATGGCCCACTACTTTGTTTGATGGGATTAATATGGTCatacttaatatttaatgatttaagatcattaattttaaattaaattctattatcttaaaacttattattaattatcaatttaACTTAAAGCTTATTTTCAATGAGAAGTAAGAGCATATGGAACAATGAAATCCAGAACCCACAAATACCTGTAAAGAGGTCTGAACCCACAAATATTTAGTCTTCATTTAAAAAAGATCAATGGAGATACTTAATTATGCAGAGAAATCCTGTTTGATCTTTCTGCTTTTTACCTTACTTATTTTGCTTACTTTGCTTATAGAGACAAAGGACTTGGAAAAAGTTCTAATTTCAGGATAATTGACATCTGCAAGTTTCACACATGCTTTAACATCTTGTCAAAGCAACACAACCATCTTCCTAGAGGAACATTGGTGGCAACCACTGACAAGCACATGCCTTATTCACATACAAACTCATAATAAACCACACAACCTACTTCCACCCATGGGCGTGAAAATACAGCAGCTAGAAATGCTATCTAATTCTCGCCAGCTTCAGTTTCATTCTCCAAAGTCTCACCAGCACCACCATGGCCGTGGTGTCCATGCCCATGCCCATGCCCATGGCCGTGGCCGTGGCCGTGCCCATGTCCATGTCCCCAGTGGCCATGCTCGTGTTCATGTCCATGGCCATGCCCCTGTCCCCAGTACTTAGAGTCTTCCACACTCCCTTCTGTCAttagaacaataaaaaataaaaataaaaaattggattaGTTGAATTAGTCACAGTACATCAGCTGTAAATTGATATAATAAGTGTGTAAAAAAAAGTGGGAAACTCACGGGTATGTGCAGCCTCGGCTAGCTCTCTGGCCGACACCTCAGAGGAGAGGATGAGGACAACAGCGAATAGAAGACCCAGAAGGAGAAACGTCTTGGAGTAAGCCATTGCTTTAGGGAAATGAAAACTGGGAAGCGATGAGAGACTCAAAAGAAGATTGTTTGCTGGAGGGATGGATGAGTGAAGCGCGAGTAACCCCTATTTATAGATGGAGAAAAAGGAGCCTTTGAGGTATATTGATTGCCCATTTGCTGATCTGATTGAATGATTTGTAATGTGAATGCAACTTGGCTCTGTCTGTCCTGGTGCTTGAGAGTCAATATAAAGTGACCATACGTACCATTAAAGAAGTTGGAGGGACGTGGCATGTCGGTTTGAATCTGGGTTTCCATGCTTCCTCGGGTATAATTATTGATAATCAATCTATACCCAATTCACAAAACAGTTTACATGTCATTTCATGAGTTTCCCATGAAGAATTATCtgtaaaaaaatgattattaaatttactaaattattaattaagccttatgattaaaaaagagaTCTTTGGTCATGAATACTTCTGGGATTGAGTCAGTGACACGTAAAGTAATATTTGTGATATCCACATATTATGATTTAAGAGAAGGAAAGTGTCTAAACTCGTGGAAAGATATAATATTGCTCTTTAACAAAAGCATGTGTCGATAAAGCACTTTTTCTAGCTGTGCTCACCGCCCTTTTGCTTCCAATGTCTAACCTTTCTGCTTTGCAAATAATTTAACTTGACATGAATCCTTAGGCTCGGCTCCTCTCCCCATGACCCAAgactccttagagtccaaatcTTGGGACTGCCCAAAGAATCCAGAGTCAGAAAAATTCTACTTCACTGCCTACATTgggataaaaaggaaaaatagcaATAAAGGTAACGCCTTAGATTGATTTTGCTTGTGAAAGCTTTTTCTCACGTGCTTTTGCCGGATTTGGTCAGCCTTTAGTTATCcttaaaaatttaagaacatgtctagcttttttctttttttataaatttgttttaaaaattaattatttttacagtAAAATTAAGGTGTTTTATGATAAAGtgttttaattaataattcaaaatataaggATTATGTTGAGAATCTTCgtattatatataataagtaTATAGTGTTAtatttaagtttctaaatatgattttattcatgaaaataattctcaaaattaattttaatttcttgatttggaAGTCTGTAGGGTACActaattgtataaaaaaaataaaaaactgaaaaaaggtaaaagataaaaactaaaaaataaataaataattaagagaagaaaagaaaaaaagaaaaagtttgtaTATGTAAATGTACAAATGAACATAATTAAGGTATAATAATATAACCATGTCCCGTACATCGCATACGTCCCTCCTCGCGTCACCAAATTCGAAACAGGACAGCATTGACAGTGAGACCAATAGGTTACAGGCCATGGGCTGGagcataaaattcaaaattaattcttcTTCACATGAAGTTGAAGGGGTGAGTAACCTATAATCTTGTGCTTCACAGTTCACACACGTGGTTTCACTTGGATGATTGATTACGTCCCGTCTTATGTCACTTATATTTGTCTTGTAACCACCAACCTTAATTTATTTGGATAGATTCCTCCACGAGCAACATGCATATGCATAATTTTAAGGAATATTATTATAGAACAAGTGTcttataataagattttattatgagattttgttataaaaatagatttattcaCGTAGATTTGAGAGTTTTAATAATTgtaattacttttttaaatataatgaatTGATTTCCTCTCTCCCGATAATATTATTATCGATGCATTATCAAACCATATAATtactttctcatttatttttatttgcttgttataacaaaattaaacattgATGTTAATTTCTTATTAACTTCTTTTGATATTACTACAAATTTATTCAATATGGATTGTTGTAGCGGCCATTGCCCCGAGGTTTGGAACTCCATGAAAGATTCTTTGattatccaaattttttttagaattattagtactaaaattattaagattataCCAAgtactctttattttttaaggtttatatttaattcccaaaaaatactaagaaaaaaaatgataaaaaaaaattattttcttgtatttgattatactataaaaaacataaaaaaaaatataattaaaataaactaaaaacttaaatattttcaaatcatttaatcttttaaatgatgagttaaattaagtgaaataaatttaaagtagtaaataaaattaatttattaattttaaaattttattttatttatttattatttttttttttttactatttttcttctctattttctttattatatattttctctcaaatttttcgaGAATTAAAAGGTTAATGGTCCAACAATAGATAAATTACCTATAATTAAGTATCTATCATTTAAATCAccttttttttgtccttttttgtCGTAACTctatatctataaaaaaaaataaaaaagtaaaaaataaaaagatcaaatgaacaatataattaatttacctACTTATTCTCTGTTCTTTACTCTTATGATTCAAATGTGAATGTCATCATCTTCCTACATTGCGGCTTCATACCACTCAACATGCAACCTGCCAAAATTGATACTTATTATTAAGTCCTATTTGGGAGAGCTTTTCAAAAGCTAAAGCCAGCATTTAAAGGACTGACTTAACTTGGATAAAACtcttaactaatttttatttaactatttttcaaaacataaaattaacACAATATTAATTAGTTTAGAAATAGCTAAATGTCATCCCAAACAAGGCTTAAACCCTCCTTAACtataactataattttaaaatttttataataacttTAAcgtattgaaaatattaattccACCTAAagtaaaatcaaaagaattttaggaatttggaaattttcaagtttattatttatttaatttttttaatgttatttgtaagtcttattttaattatgaattagaCTTATAgcataaatatgattaatttattataaaagtaaATTAGAAAGTGTTCTATGCAATATTTCAAGCCATATATGAAcatatacttaaaaaaatttagagattgaaataACGAAAGGAGAGATGGGATTATGCGAAGTAATGAGTGGGTGGATCTGATGAAGTTGTCAACATTAATAgatgaatttgaatttaaagaCTCATCGTAGACGACAAATCAAAATGATTAAGCACCATCACCAACATTTGTCTCCTGTAGGGTTGATAAGACCACATGAATTTATGACTTTCTCTCATCACTCTAACCATCTCATCAAATAGTGAATTACTGACATAATAATTTCATGGTCTTTATAGATATTAGGAATGTGATTGATCAAAGAAATAAAGATAATTACAATTTGAACAACTTGGCTTGCTTAAGACTTTTACAtgttgaaattcaaaaaatattaaaaaaaaaagaaatgaaaagaaaatttaagatttcttattatgaattctctttaaaatagatacaatattattacaatttaaataggtctaataaaataaaataaagactaatttactcttattttaaaaattaataataattttaatataataactaaataaataaatatagtaactaaatatataattataatatagtaactaaatatattaataacgTCTAACATGTCTCACAAACTCAAAATGCAACtgcaaaaaatattgaaagtttTTAACCGAACataaaaaaaggtgaaaataaGTATGACTTGGTAAACAACTTTACAATCATACTATTGAAAAAAATCTCTTAGCAAACAATCGAGCTTTGTACCGTTTAATTGAAGTGTCAAATATCAATATTTGCATGGATATTATTTGTATCATTCACAAAAAAAGACCAATGTGAACAAGCTCAAACACAAAGACATCATGAGACTCAATAGGAATAGAAAAGgcatatgttaaaaaaaaaagtacaataagACAAAACTAAAACtatgggaaagaaaataagaaaaaaaaaaaaagacacaaaactaaaccatcaaagaaagaaaaatagaagtcAACATAAAACTTATCAAGGAATGAGGAATCAATAAATAGAGATAGAAGAAGAcataaaatcatagaaaaatgagaaataaaagaaaaaaagattaacaaattttggattcattttcAAAAGACAAAGCCAAAGATAATTtgaattcatatccaacaaataGAATTTGGATTATATCAAACAAATGAATACGAAATCAAATATCAGGATCAAACacggaaataatgatataaacaCTCATTATGATATCTCACGATCAAACAGATACGAAAACAATGTATGATATTAAACTCTTTTTCATGAAATTACAAATCAAAAGTCTAATTAAAGATGTGAAGAGGTGGCTCGAACTCATGGCCTCTTGTCAAACTAGGCTTTAATACCACgttaaaatctaaaaaagattcaaagagaaaagaaaagaaaatttaatatttcttattatcaattctctttaaaataaatataagacaattacaatttaaataagtctaataaaagaaattaaagactaatttatcattatatctaaaaagaaagaacataATTGtagtataataattaaataataaatatataattataatatagtaactaaatatattaataacttcTAATATTAACATGCAATTACATAAACATTCGTAATCTTCCTATTTATGACAACAAATTTTGTTTAAGAGAACAAATTAATGATATATAAACATATGATATTGCCTAAGAAATGTACCAAAAATTTTGgcataaaaattgagaaataaacCATCCAAAGGCATTCaaactttatttataatttgtaaaaaaataaaataaaataaacacttTTTGAGACtaagaaacttaagaaaaattACTATCATAGAAAATTAGACAAGAATCAAAACAATCTATATGGCGATCCAAAACGATGCAACAACCACTTTCTACGAGTGGATTTTGACACAAATCGAACAATATGAATTTTCTGTCCTCTTTAATGACTGAAGACTCTTTTGTGAGTCCAAAGGGACTGTCCAGAAAGTCCAGGAGCAGCAAAGCTATACTTCCACCATCCATGACTCCTCAATGTGTTTCCTGCAGTAACTTGGGGCTTTTTTAACTTGTACAgctattttaaaagataattcttaaaaaacggtactttaaaaaataattcttaaaatatggtactttgaaaaataattcttaaaatatggtactttgaaaaataattccaaatataTGGCATTTTTTGCCACTTTGAAAGGTATTTCCTGAAGAGATaccttatatatttttcatattaaccataaatgttaaaaaaaaaaatgaattacactaaaggtgtctcttgaagagacacatttcataattccataaaattgaatatatgtTAAAGgtgtttcttcaaaagacattttttcataatttttttattagtcatacacgttaaaaaaaattgaatttatactaaagaaatatcatttccacgataccataaaatcaaattaatactaaaggtgtctctagAAGAGACatctttgataattttcatattagttacatagtgaaaaaaattgaatttacattgaagGAATCTTTAtaattccataaaattgaatttatactaaacgtgtcttttgaaaaaacaatttccacaatttttatattagtcacctatcaaaaaaattaaatttatactaaaagtgtctcttgaacgAATAacctttcaatataaatttaattttatgaaattgtggaatgtgttttttaaaaatgtacttttaatataaattcaattatttcaatgaaTGACTGATGCAAGAATTATTgaaggtgtcttttcaagagacacctttaatataaatttaattttgtaaaattgtaaaaaatatgtCTTAAGAagacatttttagtataaattcaattttttattatgcaactgatatgaaaattgtgaaaatgtctatttaaaagacacttttaatataaatttgattttgtaaaattataaaaggtgtctcttgaagagacacttttaggctatgtttggttcctgaaaatttgagggaaaatgcgatggaaaaaaaatacaaagaaaaagtagaaggaaagaaaaagtgaaggaaaataaaaaaatagattaaacgttgataaataattttttttgttacttcaaactcattttatttattttaactcatcaatataaagattaaataatttaaaaatacataagtttttaattagttttaattatatttgattttctttgatatttttcataggacaaccaaacatcagaaaatcattttccttaacattttttttctttcctttgtattttccgggaaccaaacatagcttaatgtaaattcaaattttttaacatgtgttattgatataaaaattatggaaggtgtctcttgtttcttcaagaaacaccttcaatgtaaattcaattgTTTTGAACGTgtatcatttatataaaaatgatgtaaaGTGTATTTTTAAGAGacatttttaaaagtgacaAAAAAGTatcatagatttgaaaatagtttttattatactgcattttaaaaaattaattttaaattcaccgtataataataaaaaatccccGTAACTTGACGTATCTTACCAGCGCCAAGGAAATGGCCGTCATTGAATGTATTTTTTGTAGCAGTGATTTTTTAACCTAGTAAATTTCCCACTTAGCCAATGGTTGATTGCTAATAACTTGTTGATGGAGGACCACTTCTGTTCTTATCTTGATACTGTAGAATGAGGCTCCAAAGGATAAAAACCAAAGATAGCAACAAAGAAAAAGTTTGGATAAGTTCTACAGTCGTAAAGCTTTTCCTCACGTGGTTTTGCTAGATTTCACTTTCGGGGATTCAATTTTCTATCTTGAAGTACTGGTGGGGACCATATATACACTATATATTAGCAGTAATATTAATAGCTAGCCCTCTCCAACATATTTCAGAAGTCATAGAATCATTAGAATGTATGGATTTCGATCCTTCTAAGAAAAAATGCTATACTATGTCTGTCATATCATTTTAAAGTTCCAAAATCACTCACTTTAATAACGtagttggaaattggaattagCTAACCATGTCTCATACAGTGCATGTATACGTCCCTCCTCACGTCAACAAGCCGATCCAAAAAAGAACATCCTCAATTGAGAGTGCCACATGGGTGATTTATAATATCTCAAACAAAACTAACAAATTCTTTTTATACCTATACAATTGATCATTGTACTTGCTTCCTATAAATATGACAAGAGATCAATATTTAAATCCTCAGTCTCCAATTGCAAATGTATCTTTTCTAGTTATTGCTTATGGAATATGTAGTGGGGGTAAATAGATGgggttctttatttttttagactaaatttttatttttaaaatttcttttcaagaattaaaaatgaagtaaaGAAATTTAATCATATAAGGACAAGATGATTTAGGCACAAAACCATCCACAAAGAATGCATTTTGCAATAATTTGGAAAAGTGTTTTtgatctttaaaatttttatttttcaaatattagaaacactataaatacttttaaaaattattgtcaaacgtATTCAAAGTCTTCCAACTCAAGAAAAAGACAaacattcttaaaatttaagataaaatttaggTACATGAGTTCTTGGAAGAACTCTTCTAGtaggcatatatatatatatatatatatatatatatataaacttttgatcgatttagaaatcatattttactaaaaaaaaatacaattaatatttaaattttagaaatatttaaaaagatatcatattttaagtttaaaaacaatttataaagacTTTCCATTTGAAATTCTTTcgaaattgattttattattgaatcTTATAACCTTACTTAATAGAAGcgtaaatcataaaaataaaaataaaaaaatacatagaaTTCTAAATCAAGATTAcgaaacaaaattatcaacttaatTTAAATACCTTAATCTACTAacaaatattacaataaaacgAGGAATGTTTAtgtttttatcataataatCATGGTTTTGAAAATCAGATTGTGTCCGTCCATTTAACCAATTAGATCGTCGATCAATCATGGTTCCAATCTGATTAAACGGTTAACTGTTACAAGCATTGGATCGGGATCAAATCAAATGAACCGACAGATGCACCATCCAAACCAGTGGACCGACCGGTTTTTAAGAACCGAACGATCTTTTCCTATTCTATAAACCCATCATTTTTCCAACTTTATCTCAAGATTTGGGTCCATGCAACCCACCTTCATCATTTTGCAGCTTTGTTTCATTCCCAAGACTCCTACGTCAGCCACTTAAAATTCGAGCTGGGCATATAAAATGAAACCAGCGACCACTTACCTAATTGTGTTTTTAACCCAATTCCGGGCATGCTaccatagtaaaaaaaaaaaaaaatcccctttCAAATCCAAATTCCGGGCAATTCCAAGTAAATAATGCAACGTAAAAAGGGTAGGACCCCCAGACAACATTCATCATACTTTATTTAGCACATGAAAAACATAGAGAAATAAAAGATACAAGCCCCGACCTACATATTTAACAACTGCAGCAATGCTGGTCTTAGGGAGTACCCCTTAGCCCACATGCCTTATTGACATACACGTTTTCATAATCTTACATAAAACACACCCTAATCATGCGTAGCCCACATAATTAAGGATTGATTACTCTAATTCTGAGCCCCCTCAGTCTCGTCTTCCACATCCTCACCGGCGCCACCATGACCAGGTTTCCCATGCCCATGTCCTTTTCCGTGCCCGTGCCCGTGCCCGTGCCCGTGTCCGTGTCCGTGTCCGTGTCCATACCCATCGTGCTTCTCATCTTCCACGCTGATCACTTCTGCCataatttaagaaaacaaaattatctcTATGTATATGAACATATAATATAACTTGCCATTATTTCTACTGAAAAAGTAGTTGAAAGAAATTTAACTTACGAGTTTCGGCTGTTTCAGCTAGCTCCCGACCTGAAACCTCAGAGGACAGGATGAGAACAACAGCAAAGAGAAGGCCAAGGAGAAGGAAAGTCTTGGAGTAAGCCATCTTTCCTACACAAAAGCAAAGGAGGTGAAAGACTCTCTACTGATAAAGGAAACTCTCAAAGATGTTTCTCTGCTGGATGGATTGCAAGGGCAATACGAACTCGGTATTTATAGACTTTCGTGTGAGTGAGTGTGAGTGCAAGAGGCTGCATACGTAGTTGGGAAGTTCACGTAGCTTCGCTTTCCCATTCAATATATTGTCTCATATGATTAAGATAGAAATCCCAGGGACGTGGCAAATAGGCTAACTTGAACAGCCATTATCTGTAATGGAGAAATTAAATCAGAGGAACCAATTTGTGGAGATACCTTTTTCTCAATGGCACTGCGAAGGATAATAGACTGAAAACTTTTCATGAAAGAAGTCGCAGGAAGCACGCATGCGTTATGTTTTTCTTGATAGGCAAAAGGGACCCACGTATTAGGTTATCGTCTTTAGCACCATCACTGTCTTGTGAACATAGCATGGATTTGAGCTAGGTTCATTAAGTTACTTCTTCGTGACATAAAGAAGACGATTTCCGATTTCAGGCCAACAAATTAACATCTGCCCGATCCCCACATGCCCTATAATGTTGGCCAGATTCTATGTAAGATAAGGACATGTTTGGTACGCATAATGAagaatggaaatggaaatgaatattttgttttactacTATTCCCTATTGATAGgaatgaatttggtaattttaatttttatgtttgcatacatataagaatataaaattggaATGATAATTTGGTTATATTtcaatgttaaataaaaaaaaaagaatgaaaatgaaaaaaaaaaaaaaagaattattaataatatttgtatatctggcttaaaataattctttatttttatttataaaaaaatctcacATTGTATATTGtttgaagtaattttttattttcatttgaaaaaatccttaagaatttgttttttttttttttctaaagaatcaAAACTTATTTGGGTGcgtgat from Vitis riparia cultivar Riparia Gloire de Montpellier isolate 1030 unplaced genomic scaffold, EGFV_Vit.rip_1.0 scaffold540_pilon_pilon, whole genome shotgun sequence includes these protein-coding regions:
- the LOC117910011 gene encoding glycine-rich protein DC7.1-like, with protein sequence MAYSKTFLLLGLLFAVVLILSSEVSARELAEAAHTQGSVEDSKYWGQGHGHGHEHEHGHWGHGHGHGHGHGHGHGHGHGHHGHGGAGETLENETEAGEN
- the LOC117909997 gene encoding kininogen-1-like isoform X1; translated protein: MAYSKTFLLLGLLFAVVLILSSEVSGRELAETAETQVISVEDEKHDGYGHGHGHGHGHGHGHGHGKGHGHGKPGHGGAGEDVEDETEGAQN
- the LOC117909997 gene encoding glycine-rich protein DC7.1-like isoform X2, whose translation is MAYSKTFLLLGLLFAVVLILSSEVSGRELAETAETLISVEDEKHDGYGHGHGHGHGHGHGHGHGKGHGHGKPGHGGAGEDVEDETEGAQN